The genomic DNA TTTGGTACCGTGCACCTGAATTGCTTCTTGGTGCAAAGCACTATACCAGTGCAGTTGATATGTGGGCTGTTGGATGTATTTTTGCTGAGCTTTTGACTTTGAAGCCACTTTTTCAAGGTGCAGAAGCCAAATCTACACCAAATCCTTTTCAACTGGATCAACTGGACAAGATATTTAAGATCTTAGGCCATCCCACCCTGGAAAAGTGGCCTACGCTTGCAAGTCTTCCACATTGGCAATCAGATGTGCAGCACATTCAATCACACAAGTACGAAAATGCTGGACTTCACAGTGTTGTTCATCTTTCTCCGAAGAGTCCTGCATTTGACCTTTTATCTAGGATGCTTGAATATGATCCTCGTAAGCGTATAACTGCTGCACAGGCCTTAGAGCATGAGTACTTCAGAATTGAGCCCCTACCAGGTCGCAATGCACTGGTACCCAGCCAGCCAGGAGAGAAAATAGTTAATTATCCTACTCGTCCGGTGGACCAGAATACTGATTTTGAAGGGACAACCAGCATTCAGCAACCATCGCAACCTGTGTCATCTGGAAATGTAGCTGGTGGCATGGGTGCTCATGTAGGGAGAAATGGATCTGTGAATCGGCCCATGCCACCTCCTCCCATGCAGAGAATGCCACAGGGCATTATGGCTTATAATTTCCCATCACAGGCTGGAGTGGGTGGTGGAATAAATCCAGGAGGCATGCCAATGCAACGAAATCTTGCTGCCCAAGCTCATCAGCAGCAACAGTTGAGAAGGAAAGATCCAGGAATGGGCATGACTGGATACCCTCCGCAGCAAAAATCAAGACGCATGTAAGAAAATTAACTTCTGATATGTTAATCATCTCAATGTAATTGAGTACGGTGTTGTATTCTTTCAATTTCAGTATATTATTAAACTTATTTCATGGAATTTATAGCCCATTGACTTGTGCGAGATCAATAGATCTATTAATATGAACTCTCTGCGTGTTCAATCACAAACCATTCTTCAAATTCAAAGTCATAGACTACTGTGAGATCAATCCCCTAGGTTCAAAATGTCCGTTGAATAACCTTACTGTTATTGCTTGATGAACATTTGATGTTCATATgttgcaattttttttttgtttttgtttgacGACTTATGAATTTAGTTATTTGAACGTTAGCAAAGATCAGGTGCGCAGGCCCCAGCATGAAGAGGCCTCCAAAGCTTACAAGTCACTGATCTCAAACCTCAACATTTTGTTCTTACGAGGGAAACATGGtatctttatattttattttttatctttagTTAAGGTTTTCTTTTACCAGGTGATGATGAAGTAGGTTAGAAAAATCTTGAATGGAGTTCCAATTTGAGTTTTGGTAATCATTTGCCTTCTTTTTGTCTTGCTTTAGCAGAGACGAGAATTGggatttttattagttaaaaagaAAGGTTTCTTACAACTTGAGAAAGCACTTGGAACCAAAACCTGTACTTTCACTCACCTAGAATTCTATGACTAcaagaattaaattctaaaattacAACCTAATCATAACACTCCAGTACTCTCACAGGAGCTGCCTAGATTGGCCATCGCACTTTGAACAGACAATCTCACCATATTGCTGCCTGATGATATTGAAACATCTAGACATTCCTGAAGGTCGGAATCGCAAGCTATCAAAACCCATTCATTATCCTCATCCAAATACTTGATTTCAAAAGTACCCACATCCAGCTTCAGCCTCTTGGCCACTTCCTCTTTCAGTTCCACTATACCAGAAGTTAAGGAGATCCGAAATCTAATTATATCTTCTCTGTATGTAGCCTTAACCGTCACACTTGTTTTTCCCTGCCTAGCTGTTAAATTGGGTGTTGATCGAGTATAAGTAGTTGTGGCCTGCTTGAGAGCCAGATCAGAATATGGAGGTGGTGTCTCATCTACGGCGGCTTCCGCTGCTGAAGGGCATAAGTTTCTCAAGTCTTTAGAACTTCCGGCACCCTCTACTAGCATACCCCCAAAGGGCTCTTGACATTCTGTAGCCAGAAGGGCTTCGGGCATTGAGAATGTGGCTGATACATTCAACCCCCCTAAAGTTTGAAAGGCAAATTCAGGAGGGCTGTGTGCTTTAAAGCATTGAATGGAATTGAGTGGATCTTTAGTACATGCACTTTCAATTTCAGGATTACCTTGGCACAGGCCACGAGATGTAGGCATGTCAGCACTCTCTTCTCTTTGGCATCTCATTACTTCTTCCCTTTCATCCATGTTTGGTGAAAGCCCATTCAGCTGAGGGAAAAGTTCTTGGCTCGATGTCCTCCCTCCCAGCAACCAATCTTCCACCAAAGCTTGTCCATTGCTTCCCTGTGTACTATCATCTTTTTCACCTTGAGGCTCCAAGGGTTTGGATTTTGGTGAGTTCTGTTGATTGGAACCTTTCAAACTGCTTGGCCATGATACCGAACCAACAGTAACTGGGAGCGGACTACTGGCGAGAGAAGCTAAACCAAATGTGCTGTCTGTCGTACCTTGGACAGATTCAATAACACATTTTAGCTTGCTCAAGGAACGGTTAACTTTGTTGATCCTACGAGATGGCCATCGGGAGATCCCATGCTGCCTGCAGATGCGCTTCATTGTTGTAGGACAAACTGTAAAGCAAAAATCTCCCTGAGCATAGTCCATTTAAATAGTACCAAAACTGTATTCCAGATTATATAATATAAGTTTAAAGGCCAAGAAAACTTTTCATATGGAGCATATTACCACCAAGGCTTTTTGCAGCATCTTTGAGACTCCCTGCAAAATACTGTTGGAGCACCTCCAGACTAATTGATTTCTCGGTTTTCCCACGTTTTCTCTCCAGTTTTTTTCCATCTTTATTCTGTGGAAGACAAACAGGTTTGTCACTTCTGCTAGCTGCAACGCTACCTCCAGTAGTTGCAGGGTCAAGATTCATGGTTAAATGCTGTCGTGACGAATCTAATTGTAGTTCTCTATCTGGTGAGGTGTTAATCCCAGGTGGTGATTTCACAGATGGAGGGATTGGAACTGATTCAAGTATCGAATCATGCCTTTCATCTGAAGAAGCTTCAATGATTTGGATAAATCCTTCACTCTCTTCAAGTTTGGCTCCGGAAGCAACCTTAAGACTTCGGAAATGCTGCTTCATTGTTGCCAGTATGGAGCCCAACAAAGTCCGTTGTTCATTGCTGTCAACAATAGCAGAGGGCAAAAAGAATTCAAGAACATAATCATCATCTCCGGTATAAGCACTCCGTAAACAGATTGCGAAACATGCGGTTAATCCAAACATGCGAGCATAGTGTACCAAGGGGTACTCAGTTTTGCAAAACTGGGTAATGTCGGCACAGAAGCACGAGTTGTGGCATAAAAAGGCCCGACCGGCAACACCCTGACCCTTTTGTAGGTGATGCTCGAGACAAGCCTCTCGGAAACCCCACGTGTGAGCATCTACAACATAGGAAGCCAAATCAGTTGTTGACATACAGACTTGTCCCATGCAGCTACCATCAAAGCTTGTACAGCTTCTTTTTAGACCACCACCATAGGCCAGAACACTGCGATGCTGGCAAGGAACCCAGGTTTGAGCCAAAGGTAGTTTGTGATTTTCACATACTATTGTCAAAATCTCCAAAATTTCAGCCAACGCATTTTGGCGACTTTTATTGCAAATCTGGTATAAAAGCATTACTTCATCAGTAACAGACAGAAGAAATGAAATAACACCATACATTTTTTTGCAGTATCCATAAAGAGAACTAACAGATTTGAAgaataagcttttaaagcttCACCTGGGTGATCGGATGATCCAATATTTCTGAACTCTTCAAATTCACTGCCTGCATGAGAACTGAAATCACGTGACTGAGGAATCTCGAAGCATTTTAACATATTATTTGCCAAGAATCAGTGCTTAAGAATACAGAAGGAAAATAAGAAGGGTTCTTTGAAAAAGTCTCCAATGGACGGACTGGATGTGAATGTCAAATATGGGTATATATTCAACACAGATGTGTTCAGTTTTTTAAAGTTCTTTCATTTATTTGAACTTTGGAGTCCTTGGAAAGTCATATTACTATATTCGTATCCGGGAAATGCGTACTTAGAGAAAAATACAAGGTTAGGATGTACTGGAAAGAAACACAACCTGAAGTGCtctgcatactttatcaacctcAGGTGCATAGTTAATCTTCTGTGAAGTCATTATGAGTTCAAGTACACCAACACAA from Gossypium arboreum isolate Shixiya-1 chromosome 9, ASM2569848v2, whole genome shotgun sequence includes the following:
- the LOC108457479 gene encoding cyclin-dependent kinase E-1-like; the encoded protein is MGDGNNNSGRGIAANNTPSSNSEKPEWLQQYNLLGKIGEGTYGLVFLARIKSPTNRGKCIAIKKFKQSKDGDGVSPTAIREIMLLREISHENVVKLVNVHINHADMSLYLAFDYAEYDLYEIIKHHRDKVNHAMNQYTVKSLLWQLLNGLNYLHSNWIIHRDLKPSNILVMGEGEEQGVVKIADFGLARIYQAPLKPLSENGVVVTIWYRAPELLLGAKHYTSAVDMWAVGCIFAELLTLKPLFQGAEAKSTPNPFQLDQLDKIFKILGHPTLEKWPTLASLPHWQSDVQHIQSHKYENAGLHSVVHLSPKSPAFDLLSRMLEYDPRKRITAAQALEHEYFRIEPLPGRNALVPSQPGEKIVNYPTRPVDQNTDFEGTTSIQQPSQPVSSGNVAGGMGAHVGRNGSVNRPMPPPPMQRMPQGIMAYNFPSQAGVGGGINPGGMPMQRNLAAQAHQQQQLRRKDPGMGMTGYPPQQKSRRM
- the LOC108454037 gene encoding protein NLP6-like isoform X2 codes for the protein MCEPEEDKACPFPPKQQPQGIMDSVDDDDDDGVDLHNSWPLDQLTFLSNPPSPFIISSSEQPFSPLWTFSDEDSKLGSAAGYNLFLTCTSNSVNENPKEDDNKRGLSSPFLGPVPLENPDSYCAMKERMTQALRYFKESTQQHVLAQVWAPIKTGGRYVLTTSGQPFVLDPNSNGLHQYRMVSLMYMFSVDGESDKQLGLPGRVFLQKLPEWTPNVQYYSSKEYSRLGHALHYNVQGTLALPVFEPSMQSCVGVLELIMTSQKINYAPEVDKVCRALQAVNLKSSEILDHPITQICNKSRQNALAEILEILTIVCENHKLPLAQTWVPCQHRSVLAYGGGLKRSCTSFDGSCMGQVCMSTTDLASYVVDAHTWGFREACLEHHLQKGQGVAGRAFLCHNSCFCADITQFCKTEYPLVHYARMFGLTACFAICLRSAYTGDDDYVLEFFLPSAIVDSNEQRTLLGSILATMKQHFRSLKVASGAKLEESEGFIQIIEASSDERHDSILESVPIPPSVKSPPGINTSPDRELQLDSSRQHLTMNLDPATTGGSVAASRSDKPVCLPQNKDGKKLERKRGKTEKSISLEVLQQYFAGSLKDAAKSLGVCPTTMKRICRQHGISRWPSRRINKVNRSLSKLKCVIESVQGTTDSTFGLASLASSPLPVTVGSVSWPSSLKGSNQQNSPKSKPLEPQGEKDDSTQGSNGQALVEDWLLGGRTSSQELFPQLNGLSPNMDEREEVMRCQREESADMPTSRGLCQGGLNVSATFSMPEALLATECQEPFGGMLVEGAGSSKDLRNLCPSAAEAAVDETPPPYSDLALKQATTTYTRSTPNLTARQGKTSVTVKATYREDIIRFRISLTSGIVELKEEVAKRLKLDVGTFEIKYLDEDNEWVLIACDSDLQECLDVSISSGSNMVRLSVQSAMANLGSSCESTGVL
- the LOC108454037 gene encoding protein NLP6-like isoform X1, which produces MCEPEEDKACPFPPKQQPQGIMDSVDDDDDDGVDLHNSWPLDQLTFLSNPPSPFIISSSEQPFSPLWTFSDEDSKLGSAAGYNLFLTCTSNSVNENPKEDDNKRGLSSPFLGPVPLENPDSYCAMKERMTQALRYFKESTQQHVLAQVWAPIKTGGRYVLTTSGQPFVLDPNSNGLHQYRMVSLMYMFSVDGESDKQLGLPGRVFLQKLPEWTPNVQYYSSKEYSRLGHALHYNVQGTLALPVFEPSMQSCVGVLELIMTSQKINYAPEVDKVCRALQAVNLKSSEILDHPITQICNKSRQNALAEILEILTIVCENHKLPLAQTWVPCQHRSVLAYGGGLKRSCTSFDGSCMGQVCMSTTDLASYVVDAHTWGFREACLEHHLQKGQGVAGRAFLCHNSCFCADITQFCKTEYPLVHYARMFGLTACFAICLRSAYTGDDDYVLEFFLPSAIVDSNEQRTLLGSILATMKQHFRSLKVASGAKLEESEGFIQIIEASSDERHDSILESVPIPPSVKSPPGINTSPDRELQLDSSRQHLTMNLDPATTGGSVAASRSDKPVCLPQNKDGKKLERKRGKTEKSISLEVLQQYFAGSLKDAAKSLGVCPTTMKRICRQHGISRWPSRRINKVNRSLSKLKCVIESVQGTTDSTFGLASLASSPLPVTVGSVSWPSSLKGSNQQNSPKSKPLEPQGEKDDSTQGSNGQALVEDWLLGGRTSSQELFPQLNGLSPNMDEREEVMRCQREESADMPTSRGLCQGNPEIESACTKDPLNSIQCFKAHSPPEFAFQTLGGLNVSATFSMPEALLATECQEPFGGMLVEGAGSSKDLRNLCPSAAEAAVDETPPPYSDLALKQATTTYTRSTPNLTARQGKTSVTVKATYREDIIRFRISLTSGIVELKEEVAKRLKLDVGTFEIKYLDEDNEWVLIACDSDLQECLDVSISSGSNMVRLSVQSAMANLGSSCESTGVL
- the LOC108454037 gene encoding protein NLP6-like isoform X3, which translates into the protein MCEPEEDKACPFPPKQQPQGIMDSVDDDDDDGVDLHNSWPLDQLTFLSNPPSPFIISSSEQPFSPLWTFSDEDSKLGSAAGYNLFLTCTSNSVNENPKEDDNKRGLSSPFLGPVPLENPDSYCAMKERMTQALRYFKESTQQHVLAQVWAPIKTGGRYVLTTSGQPFVLDPNSNGLHQYRMVSLMYMFSVDGESDKQLGLPGRVFLQKLPEWTPNVQYYSSKEYSRLGHALHYNVQGTLALPVFEPSMQSCVGVLELIMTSQKINYAPEVDKVCRALQAVNLKSSEILDHPITQICNKSRQNALAEILEILTIVCENHKLPLAQTWVPCQHRSVLAYGGGLKRSCTSFDGSCMGQVCMSTTDLASYVVDAHTWGFREACLEHHLQKGQGVAGRAFLCHNSCFCADITQFCKTEYPLVHYARMFGLTACFAICLRSAYTGDDDYVLEFFLPSAIVDSNEQRTLLGSILATMKQHFRSLKVASGAKLEESEGFIQIIEASSDERHDSILESVPIPPSVKSPPGINTSPDRELQLDSSRQHLTMNLDPATTGGSVAASRSDKPVCLPQNKDGKKLERKRGKTEKSISLEVLQQYFAGSLKDAAKSLGVCPTTMKRICRQHGISRWPSRRINKVNRSLSKLKCVIESVQGTTDSTFGLASLASSPLPVTVGSVSWPSSLKGSNQQNSPKSKPLEPQGEKDDSTQGSNGQALVEDWLLGGRTSSQELFPQLNGLSPNMDEREEVMRCQREESADMPTSRGLCQECQEPFGGMLVEGAGSSKDLRNLCPSAAEAAVDETPPPYSDLALKQATTTYTRSTPNLTARQGKTSVTVKATYREDIIRFRISLTSGIVELKEEVAKRLKLDVGTFEIKYLDEDNEWVLIACDSDLQECLDVSISSGSNMVRLSVQSAMANLGSSCESTGVL